In the Nitrospirales bacterium LBB_01 genome, one interval contains:
- a CDS encoding glycosyltransferase family 9 protein — MKLNPVDGIVYITMRLIKRFFDSRLTAIEYFNPTLVKRILIISSTALGDTLLSTPAIAAVRRRYPDAKISALIHTNYLELFITNPHIDEFIPYYGGYKKFLVTVLRLRKLNPDTALILHGNEPQATPLAYLSGAGFIFKIPIPSQYGFLLSNHTNGFSDSPWQHHATSVRLKTASFADCKEDDLRMVLPVSEEDSDTVKRMLQILGLESRYILIGFQPGAALNYKMWPQSNFTALGKKLVELNPNVRIIITGSKAEKTLCTKIAADIGQSAVPLCGEFPLKSLGALIKELFVLVTNDTGTMHVAIATGTKTVSLFCPSYYWGVGRAYDFHLHKVIFKEQPCDPCVTKKCKDPHCMELISVDEVFSAVKEFLSENSDI, encoded by the coding sequence ATGAAGCTAAATCCTGTTGACGGCATCGTCTATATTACAATGAGGTTGATAAAAAGATTTTTTGACAGCAGATTAACTGCGATTGAGTATTTTAATCCAACGCTTGTCAAAAGGATTTTAATTATCTCCTCTACTGCTCTGGGTGACACGCTGCTTTCCACCCCTGCAATAGCCGCCGTAAGAAGACGCTACCCTGATGCTAAAATTTCTGCTCTTATTCACACAAATTATCTTGAGCTTTTTATCACTAACCCCCACATTGACGAGTTTATACCATATTACGGTGGGTATAAAAAATTTTTAGTTACTGTATTGCGGCTCCGAAAACTAAACCCTGACACGGCGCTGATACTGCATGGCAATGAGCCTCAGGCAACACCTTTGGCATATCTTTCCGGAGCTGGATTTATCTTTAAAATTCCAATTCCGTCTCAGTACGGTTTTTTATTGAGTAATCACACTAACGGTTTTTCTGACAGCCCGTGGCAGCATCACGCCACATCGGTACGCCTGAAAACCGCCTCATTTGCCGATTGTAAAGAGGATGATTTAAGGATGGTGCTACCGGTTAGTGAGGAGGACTCAGACACTGTAAAGCGTATGTTGCAAATTTTGGGACTTGAAAGCAGATATATTTTAATTGGGTTTCAACCGGGAGCCGCTTTAAACTACAAGATGTGGCCGCAGAGTAATTTCACGGCACTTGGTAAGAAACTCGTTGAACTTAACCCAAATGTAAGAATAATAATTACAGGCTCTAAAGCTGAAAAGACACTGTGTACTAAAATTGCCGCAGATATTGGTCAAAGTGCTGTGCCGCTTTGTGGAGAGTTTCCGTTAAAATCCCTCGGAGCGCTTATTAAGGAGCTTTTTGTCCTTGTAACTAATGACACCGGCACAATGCACGTGGCAATAGCCACAGGCACTAAAACCGTGTCCCTGTTTTGTCCATCGTACTACTGGGGTGTTGGCAGAGCGTATGATTTTCATCTTCATAAGGTAATCTTCAAAGAGCAGCCGTGTGATCCGTGTGTGACAAAAAAATGTAAAGACCCCCACTGTATGGAGCTAATCAGCGTGGATGAGGTTTTCTCGGCCGTGAAGGAGTTTCTTAGTGAAAATAGCGATATATAA